A single genomic interval of Peribacillus sp. FSL H8-0477 harbors:
- the glyA gene encoding serine hydroxymethyltransferase: MNRLAKQDEQVYKAIQQELGRQRSKIELIASENFVSEAVMEAQGSVLTNKYAEGYPGKRYYGGCEYVDIVEDLARDRAKKIFGAEHVNVQPHSGAQANMAVYFTVLEAGDTVLGMNLSHGGHLTHGSPVNFSGVQYNFVEYGVDPENHRIDYNDVFEKARQHKPKLIVAGASAYPREIDFKRFREIADEVGAYLMVDMAHIAGLVAAGLHQSPVPYADFVTTTTHKTLRGPRGGMILCKEEFAKKIDKSIFPGIQGGPLMHVIAAKAVAFGEALEEDFNEYAQKIIDNAKRLGESLKNEGLKLVSDGTDNHLLLLDTRSVNLTGKVAERALDDIGITVNKNAIPFDPETPFVTSGIRIGTAAVTSRGFSLEDMDEIASIISLVLKNVENEEKLEEASKRVEALSSKYQLYAEY, from the coding sequence ATGAACCGTTTAGCGAAGCAAGATGAACAAGTGTACAAAGCAATCCAGCAGGAATTAGGACGTCAGAGAAGCAAGATTGAACTAATTGCCTCTGAAAACTTTGTGAGTGAAGCAGTAATGGAAGCTCAAGGATCTGTTTTGACAAATAAATACGCAGAAGGATATCCTGGTAAACGCTATTATGGCGGATGTGAATACGTTGATATCGTTGAAGATCTAGCACGAGACAGAGCGAAAAAAATCTTCGGAGCTGAGCATGTAAACGTTCAGCCGCATTCGGGTGCTCAAGCGAATATGGCGGTCTATTTTACAGTGCTTGAAGCGGGAGATACAGTGCTTGGTATGAATTTATCACATGGCGGACACTTAACACATGGCAGCCCGGTAAACTTCAGCGGTGTGCAATATAACTTTGTTGAGTATGGCGTTGATCCTGAAAACCATCGTATTGATTATAACGACGTCTTTGAAAAAGCACGTCAACACAAGCCTAAATTAATTGTTGCGGGTGCAAGTGCCTATCCGCGCGAAATTGATTTTAAACGATTCAGAGAAATTGCTGATGAAGTGGGTGCCTACCTAATGGTCGATATGGCGCACATTGCTGGTTTAGTTGCAGCAGGTCTTCATCAGAGTCCCGTTCCATATGCAGACTTTGTTACAACTACTACACATAAAACACTTCGCGGTCCTCGCGGCGGTATGATTCTGTGTAAAGAAGAATTTGCTAAGAAAATTGATAAATCAATCTTCCCAGGTATCCAAGGTGGTCCGTTGATGCACGTTATTGCGGCAAAAGCGGTTGCGTTTGGCGAAGCACTAGAAGAAGATTTTAATGAGTATGCTCAAAAAATTATTGATAATGCCAAGCGTCTTGGTGAATCCTTGAAAAATGAAGGATTAAAGCTAGTTTCTGATGGTACAGATAATCATTTACTACTATTAGATACACGCTCTGTGAATCTTACAGGAAAAGTAGCTGAGCGGGCTTTAGATGATATTGGTATTACAGTTAATAAAAATGCAATTCCGTTTGATCCGGAAACACCATTTGTGACAAGCGGTATTCGAATTGGTACAGCGGCTGTTACTTCACGAGGCTTTAGTTTAGAAGATATGGATGAAATTGCTTCTATTATTAGCCTTGTTTTGAAAAATGTTGAAAATGAAGAAAAACTTGAAGAAGCATCTAAACGAGTGGAAGCTCTTTCGAGTAAATATCAATTATACGCAGAGTATTAA